One Clostridium estertheticum DNA segment encodes these proteins:
- a CDS encoding DMT family transporter, whose amino-acid sequence MKNIDKKKSILADMSLLVVAIVWGGGFIAVKGALDSITPFYIMAMRFGISTIIMLLFFRKKIKHITKNQLAVGTLVGLLLFLGFTAQTIGMKYTTAGKNAFLTGTNVVIVPFLYWAISKRKPDIYSLVSAFLCFIGIGMLTLDGGIRISLGDGLTLICAVFFAAHIVSVGFFTQKVGAITLVIIQLGSAAVFSLIAALIYEPMPTHLNSDTIFAIGYLAIFSTMFAFIIQNVAQKYTTSTHAAIILCLESVFGSILSVFMLNEIFTSKMIIGCLTIFMAIITTETKWDFVKRKKISASS is encoded by the coding sequence ATGAAAAATATAGACAAAAAAAAGAGTATTCTCGCTGATATGTCTTTGCTAGTCGTCGCAATTGTTTGGGGTGGTGGATTTATAGCTGTAAAAGGTGCTTTAGATAGTATTACACCTTTTTATATTATGGCAATGCGTTTTGGTATTTCTACGATAATTATGCTCTTATTTTTCAGAAAGAAAATTAAGCACATTACTAAAAATCAGCTAGCGGTTGGAACTTTGGTTGGACTTCTCTTATTTTTAGGCTTTACTGCTCAAACTATCGGTATGAAATATACAACTGCTGGTAAAAATGCTTTTCTAACCGGCACTAATGTAGTTATTGTACCCTTTCTTTATTGGGCAATTAGCAAAAGAAAACCTGATATCTATTCGTTAGTTTCAGCTTTTCTATGTTTTATTGGAATCGGTATGTTAACCCTAGATGGAGGCATACGTATTAGCCTTGGGGACGGTTTGACCTTAATATGCGCAGTATTTTTCGCAGCTCATATAGTTTCTGTTGGATTTTTTACGCAAAAAGTTGGCGCCATAACCCTTGTAATAATACAGTTAGGTTCCGCTGCAGTATTCTCACTAATAGCTGCACTAATCTATGAACCAATGCCAACGCATTTGAATTCAGATACAATATTTGCAATTGGTTACTTAGCAATTTTTAGTACAATGTTTGCATTTATTATACAGAACGTAGCCCAAAAGTATACCACATCTACTCACGCGGCTATTATTTTATGCTTAGAATCAGTCTTTGGTTCTATTTTATCTGTATTCATGCTTAATGAAATATTTACATCAAAGATGATTATAGGCTGCTTAACGATATTTATGGCAATTATAACAACAGAAACTAAATGGGATTTCGTAAAAAGAAAGAAAATATCCGCTAGTAGTTAA
- a CDS encoding BMP family ABC transporter substrate-binding protein translates to MNFSAIDEYKKASKLAKLRYYMDISKGNSGHISSLDSILKKLDVVAEIPLGIKSIPLKKIVGTYFYTRSRDFAMNFLPLANEDSEFSTKWQAVYVHHINDGITDPIKIYEYMNEFYVMEGNKRVSVLKYVDAYAIEGEITRLVPKRDEMDLNNTIYYEFLDFNNSTGINAIWFTREGSFPLLFKYLDEYDPKLTLFSNKYEHFLKNVYSPFRNTFYELGGDKLNITTGDAFLEYIKIYGISDEFIETKRKLRVGKFLTELKILSKNNAVDIQTEPFDVHKKNVIMSFTNLVTPHKKLRVAFVFEKTIATSGWSYVHNLGRMYAEKQLGSEIETTVIDNFKNDGDSYERLSELCEENYDIIFTTCSYFLNITLRAALKYDNIKFFNCSPVKAFRNVSTYFARSHEPRFLMGLIAGTITKSNIIGYIDIYNETEIITGINAFALGVKTVNPNAKVMISWLNETGDVNHSKELIQELQSVGADLIMQNDLTALGKGSKDFGLYSLKYSEKEEKWIPEVNYGLITWDLGEFYEKILRNIVNGSFKGIFSTESKRVSFWWGMDSGLVDIIYSKHNVPIQTQKLVDIMRELIIENRFHTFAGPVYDTENEIRIKDGDIGNYEDMLYMDWFVDNVVGELPSEE, encoded by the coding sequence AGGCTAGTAAATTAGCTAAACTTAGATATTACATGGATATATCAAAAGGAAATTCAGGGCACATATCATCCTTAGACAGTATTTTAAAAAAACTAGACGTAGTAGCAGAGATTCCCCTAGGAATAAAAAGTATTCCATTAAAAAAGATAGTAGGAACTTATTTTTATACAAGGAGTAGGGATTTTGCAATGAATTTCCTTCCACTTGCTAATGAAGATAGTGAGTTTTCTACGAAATGGCAAGCAGTCTATGTCCATCATATTAATGATGGAATAACTGATCCAATAAAAATTTATGAATACATGAATGAATTTTATGTTATGGAGGGAAATAAGAGGGTAAGCGTATTAAAATATGTAGATGCTTATGCAATAGAAGGAGAAATTACTAGATTAGTTCCTAAAAGGGACGAGATGGATTTAAATAACACAATATATTATGAGTTTTTAGATTTTAACAATAGCACAGGGATAAATGCTATTTGGTTTACCAGGGAGGGTAGCTTTCCACTACTTTTCAAGTATTTGGATGAATATGATCCAAAGCTTACCTTATTTTCAAACAAATACGAACATTTTTTAAAAAATGTTTATTCACCCTTTAGGAATACCTTTTATGAATTAGGTGGAGATAAATTAAATATTACCACTGGGGATGCATTTCTAGAGTATATAAAAATATATGGTATTTCAGATGAATTTATAGAAACAAAGAGAAAATTAAGAGTTGGAAAATTCTTAACAGAACTTAAGATACTATCAAAAAATAATGCAGTAGATATTCAAACAGAGCCTTTTGATGTGCATAAGAAAAATGTTATCATGTCATTTACAAATTTAGTAACTCCACATAAAAAGTTAAGAGTGGCATTTGTTTTTGAAAAAACTATTGCTACCTCAGGCTGGAGCTATGTTCATAATCTAGGAAGAATGTACGCTGAAAAACAATTAGGTAGTGAAATCGAAACTACCGTTATAGATAATTTTAAAAATGATGGTGATAGCTATGAAAGACTAAGCGAGTTATGTGAAGAAAATTATGATATTATATTTACTACATGCTCATATTTCCTTAACATTACTTTAAGAGCAGCTTTAAAATATGACAATATTAAGTTTTTTAACTGCTCTCCAGTAAAGGCTTTTAGAAATGTAAGTACTTATTTTGCTCGCTCCCATGAACCAAGATTTTTAATGGGCCTTATTGCAGGTACAATTACAAAATCAAACATTATTGGATATATAGATATTTATAATGAAACAGAGATTATAACAGGGATTAATGCTTTTGCACTAGGTGTTAAAACAGTAAATCCTAATGCCAAAGTTATGATTTCTTGGCTTAATGAAACAGGGGATGTAAATCATTCTAAAGAATTAATTCAAGAACTTCAAAGTGTGGGCGCAGATCTTATAATGCAAAATGACCTAACAGCTTTAGGAAAGGGGTCAAAAGACTTTGGGTTATATTCACTAAAATATAGCGAAAAAGAAGAAAAATGGATACCTGAAGTGAACTATGGCTTAATTACATGGGACTTAGGAGAGTTTTATGAGAAAATACTTAGAAATATCGTAAATGGTAGCTTTAAAGGTATATTTAGTACTGAATCTAAACGTGTAAGCTTTTGGTGGGGAATGGACTCGGGCCTTGTGGATATAATCTATTCAAAACATAATGTGCCCATCCAAACTCAAAAGTTAGTAGATATTATGAGAGAACTAATTATTGAAAACAGATTTCATACTTTTGCTGGACCAGTGTATGACACTGAGAATGAAATTAGGATTAAGGATGGCGACATAGGAAACTACGAGGACATGTTATATATGGACTGGTTTGTAGATAATGTAGTGGGAGAGCTTCCTAGTGAAGAATAG
- a CDS encoding metallophosphoesterase, translated as MVKIKVLLVSDIEDSYIWDHFDYERFSEIELVISCGDLKADYLEYIADMIKAPVLYVNGNHDARYLEKPPAGCIPIDDKIFVYKNLRILGLGGSIDYNKGPFQYSEKEMQKRIARLKLSLWKNKGFDILVTHSPAKGMGDAKDPCHRGFEVFIDVLNKYSPKFFFYGHQHLEYGKGARKMIYNTTTVINAFKYHIVEI; from the coding sequence GTGGTTAAAATTAAAGTATTATTAGTTTCAGATATTGAAGATAGTTATATTTGGGATCACTTTGATTATGAAAGATTTAGTGAAATCGAGCTGGTAATATCCTGTGGAGATTTAAAAGCAGATTATCTAGAATATATAGCTGATATGATTAAAGCACCAGTACTTTATGTTAATGGTAATCATGATGCACGGTACTTAGAAAAACCACCAGCTGGATGTATCCCTATTGATGATAAGATTTTTGTTTATAAAAATCTCAGAATACTAGGCCTTGGAGGATCTATTGATTATAATAAAGGTCCTTTTCAATATTCAGAAAAGGAAATGCAAAAAAGGATTGCAAGATTAAAATTGAGTTTATGGAAGAATAAAGGGTTTGATATATTAGTAACCCATTCACCAGCAAAAGGAATGGGGGATGCAAAAGATCCTTGTCATCGAGGCTTTGAAGTATTTATAGATGTTTTAAATAAATATTCCCCAAAATTCTTTTTTTACGGTCACCAGCATCTGGAGTATGGAAAAGGTGCCAGAAAAATGATTTATAATACCACTACAGTTATAAATGCATTTAAATATCATATCGTTGAGATATAA